The following are from one region of the Chitinophagales bacterium genome:
- the eno2 gene encoding enolase 2 produces MSAISKVHARQILDSRGNPTVEAEVITRKGACGRAAVPSGASTGAHEAVELRDGGKAYLGKGVLKAVHNVNTAIAKKLKGVKVTDQEKIDTIMVELDGTENKSRLGANAILSVSLAAARAAAVEEKVSLYRYLGGKKARTLPIPMMNILNGGAHADNKIDFQEFMVMPVGAETFSYALRMGTEIFHHLKKVLRDKGYSTNVGDEGGFAPEIKSNEEAIETVLKAVEKAGYKPGKDVFIALDPAASEFYVPDEKVYHFHKSDGRKLSSEEMVDYWASWIKKYPIISIEDGMAEDDWTGWRLLTERVGKKVQLVGDDLFVTNASRLRKGIEEKVANAILIKVNQIGTLTETIAAVKLAAENSYNNIMSHRSGETEDTTIADLAVALNTGQIKTGSASRSDRVAKYNQLLRIEEELGKKAYYPGKQYRFF; encoded by the coding sequence ATGAGTGCTATCAGTAAAGTACATGCCCGTCAGATTCTGGACTCCCGCGGCAATCCAACCGTAGAGGCTGAAGTCATTACCAGGAAAGGGGCTTGCGGTAGAGCAGCTGTGCCCTCCGGAGCATCCACCGGGGCTCATGAAGCCGTTGAACTGCGTGATGGAGGCAAGGCCTATTTGGGGAAAGGCGTGCTCAAAGCAGTGCATAACGTTAACACCGCTATCGCAAAAAAACTCAAAGGCGTTAAAGTAACCGACCAGGAAAAGATTGACACCATCATGGTTGAACTGGATGGTACCGAAAACAAAAGTCGCCTGGGAGCCAATGCGATACTCTCTGTTTCTCTTGCAGCAGCGCGCGCAGCCGCAGTGGAAGAAAAGGTGTCTCTCTACCGCTATCTGGGCGGCAAAAAAGCCCGTACCTTACCCATTCCGATGATGAACATTCTCAACGGTGGTGCTCATGCGGACAATAAAATTGACTTTCAGGAATTCATGGTGATGCCGGTGGGAGCAGAGACCTTTTCCTATGCCCTGAGGATGGGCACCGAGATTTTTCATCACCTTAAAAAAGTACTTCGCGACAAAGGCTACTCCACAAATGTTGGCGATGAAGGAGGTTTCGCGCCTGAAATAAAATCTAATGAAGAAGCCATAGAAACAGTTTTGAAGGCAGTTGAAAAAGCGGGTTACAAACCCGGCAAAGATGTTTTCATCGCCCTTGACCCTGCCGCTTCGGAATTCTATGTACCTGATGAAAAGGTTTATCACTTTCACAAATCCGATGGCAGAAAACTTTCCAGCGAGGAAATGGTGGATTACTGGGCTTCCTGGATAAAAAAATATCCTATAATTTCTATTGAAGACGGAATGGCTGAAGACGACTGGACAGGATGGAGGCTGCTTACCGAAAGGGTAGGGAAAAAAGTACAGCTCGTAGGAGATGACCTTTTTGTAACCAACGCCTCCCGCCTCAGAAAAGGAATTGAGGAAAAGGTAGCCAATGCCATTCTGATAAAAGTAAACCAGATAGGCACACTAACCGAAACGATTGCTGCTGTTAAGCTGGCAGCTGAAAACTCTTACAATAACATCATGAGCCATCGTTCAGGAGAAACCGAAGACACTACCATTGCCGACCTTGCAGTAGCCCTAAATACCGGTCAAATAAAAACAGGCTCTGCTTCCCGCTCTGACCGTGTGGCAAAATATAATCAGTTGCTGCGCATTGAAGAAGAGCTGGGTAAAAAGGCTTATTATCCGGGAAAACAATACCGGTTCTTCTGA
- the carA gene encoding carbamoyl-phosphate synthase small chain — translation MHGSAVKVSPKAVLLLEDGTVYHGKAAGAIGTTAGEICFNTGMTGYQEVFTDPSYFGQILVMTADHIGNYGVKDNEVESDGIKIAGLVMKNFSGDVYSRPLASGSLQQYLQLNNVVAISDLDTRALVRHIRNKGAMNAIISSEIFDLDVLNQKLKQVPSMAGLELASRVSTPAPYFYGDASAHLKIAVLDLGIKKNILRCLAERGCYLQVFPAKTPFEKMKQWEPHGYFLSNGPGDPAAMPYAVETVKKILESGKPVFGICLGHQLLALAAGVSTYKMFNGHRGLNHPVKNLLTGHCEVTSQNHGFSVNMDDIKKSPHIELTHINLNDNTVAGIRLKNKKAFSVQYHPESSPGPIDSRYLFDEFVNMVKATVEVESV, via the coding sequence ATGCATGGTTCAGCCGTAAAAGTCAGCCCTAAAGCAGTATTGTTGCTGGAAGATGGCACTGTATATCATGGCAAGGCTGCAGGTGCTATAGGAACAACAGCAGGTGAAATCTGCTTCAATACCGGAATGACCGGCTACCAGGAAGTATTCACCGATCCCTCCTACTTCGGCCAGATATTGGTAATGACTGCCGACCACATAGGTAACTACGGAGTGAAGGATAATGAGGTAGAATCAGACGGCATAAAAATAGCCGGCCTGGTGATGAAAAATTTTTCCGGTGATGTCTACTCCAGGCCTCTGGCTTCTGGTTCTTTGCAACAGTACCTGCAACTCAATAACGTGGTTGCGATTTCCGATTTGGACACCCGCGCCCTCGTAAGGCATATCCGAAACAAAGGCGCGATGAACGCAATTATCTCTTCTGAAATTTTTGACCTGGACGTCCTGAATCAGAAACTCAAACAGGTGCCTTCCATGGCAGGGCTGGAACTGGCCAGTCGTGTAAGTACCCCGGCTCCTTATTTTTACGGAGATGCTTCCGCCCATCTGAAGATTGCAGTACTGGACCTTGGCATCAAAAAAAATATTTTGCGTTGTCTGGCTGAACGCGGCTGTTATCTGCAGGTCTTTCCGGCAAAGACGCCCTTTGAGAAAATGAAACAATGGGAACCTCATGGCTATTTTCTAAGCAATGGCCCCGGTGACCCTGCCGCAATGCCTTATGCGGTTGAAACTGTTAAAAAAATACTGGAATCGGGAAAGCCCGTATTTGGCATCTGTCTGGGGCATCAGTTGCTGGCGCTGGCTGCGGGCGTTTCTACTTACAAAATGTTTAACGGCCATCGTGGACTTAACCACCCGGTGAAAAACCTCCTGACCGGACATTGTGAAGTCACGTCTCAGAATCATGGCTTCTCGGTCAATATGGATGACATTAAGAAATCTCCTCATATTGAACTGACCCACATTAACCTCAACGACAACACCGTGGCGGGTATTCGCCTGAAGAATAAAAAAGCCTTCTCCGTGCAGTACCATCCCGAGTCATCTCCCGGCCCGATAGATTCCCGCTATCTGTTTGATGAATTTGTAAATATGGTAAAAGCAACTGTTGAAGTAGAAAGCGTGTAG
- the rplQ gene encoding 50S ribosomal protein L17 gives MRHGRKINHLGRDTQHRKALLSNLANSLILHKRINTTLAKAKELRKFVEPLITKGKNNSTHSRRIVFSYLQNKEAVKELFGPVAEKTASRPGGYTRIIKLGYRQGDAAEMAMIELVDFNDLYVKEKKTKAEGRKRTRRGRGKSSPQAEAKTTAPQEKTSSVSEQPPADTPSSDDPAAKQ, from the coding sequence ATGAGACACGGCAGAAAAATTAATCACCTCGGACGCGATACACAGCATCGTAAGGCGCTGTTATCCAACCTGGCTAATTCCCTTATTTTGCATAAGCGGATAAATACCACACTGGCCAAAGCCAAGGAACTGAGAAAATTTGTTGAACCCCTGATTACAAAAGGTAAAAACAACTCTACCCATTCCCGTAGGATCGTGTTCAGCTATCTGCAAAACAAAGAAGCAGTGAAAGAATTGTTTGGCCCCGTAGCCGAGAAAACGGCCAGCCGCCCGGGTGGCTACACCCGCATTATTAAACTTGGCTATCGTCAGGGTGATGCTGCCGAAATGGCCATGATTGAACTGGTAGATTTCAACGACCTCTATGTGAAAGAAAAGAAGACCAAAGCCGAGGGCAGAAAACGCACCCGCAGGGGCCGTGGAAAATCCTCCCCTCAAGCGGAAGCAAAAACCACTGCACCGCAAGAAAAAACCAGTAGTGTATCCGAGCAGCCTCCGGCCGATACTCCATCATCCGATGATCCGGCTGCTAAGCAATAA
- the rpoA gene encoding DNA-directed RNA polymerase subunit alpha, protein MSILTFQKPEKIIMQKATDFSGLFEFQPLEPGFGVTIGNALRRVLLSSLEGYAITAVKIDGVQHEFSTIKGVIEDMTEIILNLKQVRLKKLQGEGIDEEKIFVSLKDKEELRAGDIEKHTNSFRVMNPDLVICRMESSVKLEMELTIQKGRGYLPAEENKPSADQLNTIAIDAIFTPIKNVRYHVENTRVEQKTDYEKLIIEVDTDGTIHPEDAIKEAAKILIQHLMLISDENITFDSYDTTKEDVVDEQVLHMRKVLNTPLEDLDLSVRAYNCLKAAKINTLADLVTYDTNELLKFRNFGRKSLVEIEQLINEKGLHFGMDISKYQLNEDK, encoded by the coding sequence ATGAGCATCCTAACCTTTCAGAAACCCGAAAAAATCATAATGCAGAAAGCTACGGACTTCTCCGGGCTTTTTGAATTCCAACCGCTGGAGCCGGGCTTTGGCGTAACCATCGGCAATGCTCTGCGCAGAGTCCTCTTATCCTCCCTGGAAGGCTACGCCATCACGGCAGTAAAAATTGATGGCGTTCAACACGAATTCTCCACCATCAAGGGAGTTATTGAAGATATGACTGAAATAATTCTTAACCTCAAACAGGTAAGACTTAAAAAACTACAGGGAGAAGGCATTGACGAGGAAAAAATTTTCGTGTCGCTGAAAGATAAAGAAGAGCTGAGGGCCGGTGACATTGAAAAACATACCAACTCTTTCCGTGTCATGAACCCTGATCTGGTGATTTGCCGCATGGAAAGCTCCGTCAAGCTGGAAATGGAATTAACCATACAGAAAGGTAGAGGTTACCTGCCTGCCGAAGAAAACAAACCCTCTGCCGATCAGCTCAATACCATTGCAATTGACGCCATTTTCACTCCTATCAAGAATGTAAGGTATCATGTGGAAAATACCCGTGTGGAACAAAAAACCGATTATGAAAAACTGATTATTGAAGTAGATACAGACGGAACCATCCATCCTGAAGATGCCATCAAAGAAGCTGCAAAAATTCTTATCCAGCATCTGATGCTTATCTCGGATGAAAACATCACCTTTGATTCTTATGACACTACAAAGGAAGATGTGGTAGATGAACAGGTGCTGCATATGCGCAAGGTGCTCAATACGCCCCTGGAAGATCTGGATCTGTCTGTACGTGCCTATAACTGTCTGAAAGCTGCAAAAATCAATACCCTTGCTGATCTGGTTACCTATGATACCAACGAACTGCTCAAATTCCGCAACTTCGGAAGAAAATCGCTGGTTGAAATTGAACAGCTGATAAATGAAAAAGGACTGCACTTCGGCATGGATATCTCCAAATATCAGCTTAATGAGGATAAATAA
- the rpsD gene encoding 30S ribosomal protein S4: MARYRGPRTKIARKFGEAIFGYDKVFEKKNYPPGQHGASKRRRTLSEYGLQLKEKQKAKYTYGLLERQFLNLFKKASRKKGVTGENLLQLLEARLDNTVYRLGIAPSRRAARQLVSHKHILVNDKVVNIPSYTLRPGDTVAVRERSKALAVIQDSLAKKGKTFSWLVWDENEMKGKFVSLPSRQDIPENIQEQLIVELYSK, from the coding sequence ATGGCAAGATACAGAGGCCCAAGAACAAAAATTGCACGCAAATTCGGAGAAGCCATTTTCGGCTATGATAAAGTCTTTGAAAAAAAGAATTATCCCCCCGGCCAGCACGGTGCATCCAAAAGAAGAAGAACACTTTCAGAATATGGCTTGCAGCTTAAAGAAAAACAAAAAGCCAAGTACACCTATGGATTGCTGGAACGCCAATTCCTGAATCTCTTTAAAAAGGCTTCCCGCAAAAAAGGAGTTACCGGGGAAAACCTTCTCCAGCTTCTGGAGGCAAGACTGGACAATACCGTCTATCGTCTTGGTATCGCCCCCTCGCGAAGAGCTGCCCGCCAGCTGGTTTCCCACAAGCATATCCTTGTAAACGACAAAGTCGTTAACATCCCCTCCTACACCCTGCGTCCGGGTGATACGGTAGCCGTGAGGGAACGCTCCAAAGCGCTGGCCGTCATTCAGGATAGCCTGGCCAAGAAAGGTAAAACCTTCAGTTGGCTGGTGTGGGATGAAAATGAAATGAAAGGGAAATTTGTAAGCCTCCCCTCCCGTCAGGATATACCTGAAAATATTCAGGAGCAACTGATTGTGGAATTGTACTCCAAGTAA
- the rpsK gene encoding 30S ribosomal protein S11, whose translation MAKTKKKGVKVDPEGKVYIQASFNNIIISFTNNQGQVIAWSSAGKCGFKGSKKNTPYAAQVAALDAAKKAHDLGIRRVEVFVKGPGAGRESAIRNINAAGIDITIIKDITPIPHNGCRPPKRRRV comes from the coding sequence ATGGCAAAAACAAAGAAAAAAGGCGTAAAGGTTGATCCCGAAGGAAAGGTATATATTCAGGCCAGCTTTAACAACATCATTATCAGCTTTACCAACAATCAGGGACAGGTAATTGCCTGGTCATCAGCCGGCAAATGCGGCTTTAAAGGCTCAAAGAAAAACACCCCCTATGCTGCACAGGTGGCCGCTTTGGATGCAGCCAAAAAAGCCCATGACCTGGGAATCAGGCGCGTAGAAGTGTTCGTAAAAGGACCAGGTGCGGGAAGAGAATCAGCTATTCGCAACATCAATGCTGCCGGTATTGATATTACTATCATTAAGGACATTACTCCCATCCCGCACAACGGATGCCGTCCACCTAAAAGAAGAAGAGTTTAA
- the rpsM gene encoding 30S ribosomal protein S13, translating into MARIAGIDLPRHKRGVIALTYIYGIGKSSARKILAKAGVDENVKVEDWTEENINQVRKVINDEYKVEGALRSEVQLNIKRLMDIGCYRGIRHRKGLPVNGQRTRTNARTRKGKRKTVAGKKKAPTGK; encoded by the coding sequence GTGGCACGCATAGCAGGCATTGATTTACCCAGGCACAAAAGAGGCGTAATTGCCCTGACCTATATCTACGGTATCGGAAAAAGCAGCGCCCGCAAAATTCTGGCTAAGGCCGGAGTAGATGAGAATGTCAAGGTTGAAGACTGGACCGAAGAAAACATCAATCAGGTAAGAAAAGTCATCAATGACGAATATAAAGTGGAAGGCGCACTGCGGTCAGAGGTGCAGCTAAATATCAAACGCCTCATGGATATAGGTTGTTACCGCGGAATACGACATCGCAAGGGACTTCCTGTAAACGGTCAGCGGACACGCACCAATGCCCGCACCAGAAAAGGGAAACGGAAAACTGTAGCAGGCAAGAAAAAAGCTCCAACAGGTAAGTAA
- the rpmJ gene encoding 50S ribosomal protein L36, which produces MKVRASIKKRSADCKIVKRKGKLYVINKKNPRFKQRQG; this is translated from the coding sequence ATGAAAGTAAGAGCATCCATAAAGAAAAGAAGTGCCGACTGCAAGATTGTGAAACGCAAAGGCAAACTCTATGTGATTAACAAAAAGAATCCCCGCTTTAAACAACGGCAGGGATAA
- the infA gene encoding translation initiation factor IF-1: MAKQELIKQDGVITEALSNAMFRVRLENGHEITAHISGKMRMHYIKILPGDKVAVEMSPYDLTKGRITYRYK; this comes from the coding sequence ATGGCCAAACAGGAACTGATAAAACAGGATGGCGTTATTACAGAGGCCCTGTCTAATGCTATGTTCAGAGTGCGGCTGGAAAACGGCCATGAAATCACGGCCCATATTTCAGGTAAAATGCGTATGCACTACATAAAAATTTTGCCCGGTGATAAGGTGGCTGTAGAAATGTCTCCTTATGACCTGACGAAAGGAAGAATAACCTACAGGTATAAATGA
- the map gene encoding methionine aminopeptidase, with translation MIYYKTQEEIELIRDCSLIVSKTLAEVAKELKPGVTTLHLDRVAEEFIRDHGGEPAFKGYRNYAFTLCTSVNEQVVHGLPSERELLPGDVVSIDCGVKKHGFYSDTAYTFALGEVTEEVERLLTDSREALFVGIEKAIAGNRIGDISYAIQNYLEKERGYHLVRELVGHGIGRNLHEDPEVPNYGRRGTGAVMKEGLVIAIEPMVNLGTQKVVQEEDAWTIRTADHSISAHFELMVAVRNKQPDLLSTFSFIEEEVAKNKNLKPIKGNRKIFAD, from the coding sequence ATGATTTACTACAAGACTCAGGAAGAGATTGAGCTGATAAGGGATTGTTCTTTGATTGTTTCAAAAACCCTGGCCGAAGTAGCCAAAGAACTCAAGCCGGGAGTCACTACGCTGCACCTGGATCGAGTGGCCGAAGAGTTCATACGTGACCATGGAGGCGAGCCGGCTTTTAAAGGCTATAGGAATTATGCATTCACCCTGTGCACCTCGGTGAATGAACAGGTCGTGCATGGGTTGCCATCAGAAAGGGAACTTTTGCCCGGTGATGTGGTTTCCATTGACTGTGGGGTGAAAAAGCATGGCTTTTACAGCGACACAGCCTATACCTTTGCGCTGGGCGAAGTGACCGAAGAGGTAGAGAGACTACTGACTGACTCACGAGAGGCTCTTTTCGTAGGTATAGAGAAGGCCATAGCCGGCAACCGTATTGGAGACATCAGCTATGCCATACAAAACTATCTGGAGAAAGAACGCGGCTATCACCTGGTTAGAGAGCTGGTGGGGCATGGCATAGGAAGAAATCTGCATGAAGATCCGGAAGTGCCTAACTATGGCCGCAGAGGTACAGGGGCGGTGATGAAAGAAGGACTTGTGATCGCTATTGAACCAATGGTTAATCTGGGTACCCAAAAAGTAGTGCAGGAAGAAGATGCATGGACTATTCGCACAGCAGATCACTCTATATCAGCTCATTTTGAACTGATGGTGGCCGTGCGAAACAAACAACCCGATTTGCTTTCCACTTTTTCCTTTATAGAGGAAGAAGTGGCAAAAAATAAAAACTTAAAACCCATCAAGGGAAACAGAAAAATATTTGCTGATTAA
- the secY gene encoding protein translocase subunit SecY translates to MKGFITTLKNIWQIEDLRARILATLGFVLIYRVGSFVVLPGINPAKLDALAEQGSGGILGLVNLFAGGAFSRASVFALGIMPYISASIAIQLLTIAVPYFQKLQKEGESGRRQINQITRWLTVLITAAQASGYVINLKFMAGDAIVIGEGLFWISTLVVLTAGTIFVMWLGEKITDKGIGNGISLIIMIGIIAHLPFALTAELSSRLTEGGGLVPFLIEIVFLVLIVIAVIALVQATRRIPVQYAKRIVGNKQYGGVRQYLPLKVNAAGVMPIIFAQALMFLPATIAQFIPSTFETTTGFLGTFSDYTSVPYNIVYFFLVILFTYFYTAIIVNPMQWAEDLKKNNGFIPGVKPGKKTAEYIDAVMSRITLPGAIFLALVAILPAFAQSAGVNTQFAIFFGGTSLLILVSVILDTLQQIESHLLMRHYDGLMKSGRIKGRQSVGASV, encoded by the coding sequence ATGAAGGGATTTATAACCACTTTAAAAAATATCTGGCAGATTGAGGACCTAAGGGCCCGCATTCTGGCTACCCTGGGCTTTGTGCTTATCTACCGGGTGGGTTCATTTGTGGTCTTACCCGGCATCAACCCTGCCAAGCTGGATGCTCTTGCTGAACAGGGCTCTGGCGGCATACTCGGATTGGTAAACCTTTTTGCCGGAGGCGCCTTCTCCCGTGCGTCCGTATTTGCTCTGGGTATTATGCCTTACATCTCTGCATCCATCGCCATCCAGTTGCTTACCATAGCTGTTCCTTATTTCCAAAAACTGCAGAAAGAAGGAGAAAGTGGTCGCAGGCAGATTAACCAGATTACCCGTTGGCTTACAGTGCTCATCACGGCTGCCCAGGCTTCAGGCTATGTAATCAACCTGAAGTTTATGGCCGGTGATGCCATCGTCATCGGAGAGGGTTTATTCTGGATCTCCACTCTTGTGGTATTGACGGCAGGCACCATCTTTGTCATGTGGCTTGGTGAAAAAATTACCGATAAAGGCATCGGCAATGGCATATCTCTCATTATTATGATTGGAATCATTGCCCATCTTCCCTTCGCCCTTACTGCAGAACTCTCTTCCCGCCTGACCGAAGGTGGGGGATTGGTTCCTTTCCTTATTGAAATCGTATTTCTCGTACTAATCGTCATTGCCGTGATTGCTCTGGTGCAGGCAACCAGGCGCATTCCCGTTCAGTACGCCAAACGTATTGTGGGAAACAAGCAATATGGTGGCGTGCGCCAATACCTTCCCCTTAAAGTCAATGCGGCCGGAGTAATGCCTATTATCTTCGCCCAGGCACTCATGTTTCTGCCCGCAACCATAGCACAGTTTATACCGTCCACATTTGAAACAACAACAGGCTTTCTCGGCACATTCAGTGACTACACTTCCGTACCTTATAACATTGTGTATTTCTTCCTGGTGATTCTGTTTACCTATTTCTATACCGCCATCATTGTCAATCCCATGCAATGGGCTGAAGACCTCAAAAAGAATAACGGATTTATTCCGGGCGTAAAACCGGGAAAGAAAACAGCTGAATATATTGATGCCGTAATGTCCAGGATTACTTTACCGGGAGCGATATTTCTGGCACTGGTGGCTATCCTGCCGGCCTTTGCCCAATCAGCAGGGGTAAATACTCAGTTTGCCATATTTTTTGGAGGCACATCGCTGCTCATCCTGGTATCCGTTATACTGGATACCCTGCAACAAATAGAAAGTCATTTATTGATGCGGCACTATGATGGGTTGATGAAAAGCGGCAGAATAAAAGGACGGCAGTCGGTGGGAGCAAGTGTGTAA
- the rplO gene encoding 50S ribosomal protein L15, translating to MDLSSLKPAPGSVKRNVKRLGRGQGSGRGGTSTKGHKGAQSRSGYKTKIGYEGGQMPLQRRVPKVGFKNIFRTEYTALNLDTLQKLAEKHKISRFDLDTFKKLGLIKASDRLKILGRGELKSKIDFEAHAVSASAQAAIEKAGGTVTLVKYIG from the coding sequence ATGGATTTATCATCATTAAAACCAGCCCCCGGTTCGGTTAAGCGCAATGTAAAACGTCTGGGAAGAGGCCAGGGCTCCGGCCGCGGAGGCACCTCAACCAAGGGTCATAAGGGGGCTCAATCCCGCTCCGGCTATAAAACAAAAATAGGCTATGAGGGCGGTCAGATGCCCTTGCAGAGAAGAGTGCCGAAAGTGGGCTTTAAAAACATCTTCCGCACAGAATATACCGCCCTCAACCTAGATACGTTGCAGAAGCTGGCGGAAAAACATAAGATCTCCCGCTTTGACCTGGATACCTTTAAAAAACTTGGTCTTATCAAAGCTTCTGACCGGCTTAAAATACTGGGACGCGGAGAGCTGAAATCAAAAATTGACTTTGAAGCCCATGCCGTCAGCGCTTCGGCCCAAGCAGCTATTGAAAAAGCAGGAGGAACAGTAACCCTGGTTAAATATATCGGATGA
- the rpmD gene encoding 50S ribosomal protein L30 has translation MTTLKITLVRSAIKKPERQKATLRALGLKKLNSSVELEHTPQIEGMLRKVSHLVKVEKV, from the coding sequence ATGACTACATTGAAGATAACGCTGGTGCGAAGTGCTATCAAAAAGCCGGAGCGGCAAAAAGCTACCCTCCGGGCACTGGGGCTTAAGAAGCTAAACTCCAGTGTAGAACTGGAGCACACCCCTCAGATTGAGGGCATGCTCAGAAAAGTCAGCCATTTGGTTAAAGTTGAGAAAGTATAA
- the rpsE gene encoding 30S ribosomal protein S5 has translation MSTGDLQRVKASELNLKEKVVNIRRVAKVTKGGRTFSFSAIVVVGDGNGIVGHGLGKAREVTEAISKGIDDAKKNLIKVPVIKGTIPHEVYGKFGAGKVWIKPASEGTGVIAGGAMRAVLESAGVHNCLAKSLGSSNAHNVIKATIKALTSLRDAHTVSTQRRVPLKKVFNG, from the coding sequence ATGTCAACCGGAGATTTACAAAGAGTCAAGGCAAGCGAACTGAACCTTAAAGAAAAAGTGGTAAATATTCGCAGGGTAGCTAAGGTGACCAAAGGCGGTCGCACCTTCAGCTTTTCGGCTATCGTGGTAGTAGGAGACGGTAACGGCATCGTTGGCCATGGACTGGGCAAAGCCCGCGAAGTAACTGAAGCCATATCCAAAGGTATTGATGATGCCAAGAAAAACCTGATAAAAGTGCCGGTCATTAAGGGCACTATTCCACATGAAGTATACGGAAAGTTCGGAGCAGGTAAAGTGTGGATTAAACCCGCCTCAGAAGGTACCGGAGTAATTGCCGGAGGTGCCATGCGGGCGGTACTGGAAAGTGCAGGAGTACACAACTGCCTGGCAAAATCATTGGGGTCATCCAATGCGCATAACGTGATTAAGGCAACCATCAAAGCGCTTACCTCTCTGCGCGATGCCCATACCGTATCCACCCAGAGAAGAGTGCCATTGAAAAAAGTGTTTAACGGATAA
- the rplR gene encoding 50S ribosomal protein L18, which yields MLAKKVLRRNKIRKSIRKKISGTPERPRLAVFRSNREIYAQIIDDTIGHTLVAASTREKNFQRKGTKTEQAAAVGLALAQKAIAAGITQVVFDRGGYLYHGRVKALADGARQGGLKF from the coding sequence ATGTTGGCAAAAAAGGTACTCCGAAGAAACAAAATAAGAAAAAGCATCCGGAAGAAAATATCCGGTACACCTGAGCGCCCCCGGCTGGCTGTATTCAGGAGTAACAGGGAAATCTATGCCCAGATTATTGACGACACCATCGGGCATACGCTCGTGGCGGCCTCTACGAGGGAAAAAAATTTTCAGCGCAAAGGCACCAAAACAGAACAGGCAGCAGCCGTAGGCCTGGCACTGGCCCAAAAAGCTATCGCTGCGGGCATTACCCAGGTCGTATTTGACAGGGGAGGGTATTTGTATCACGGAAGAGTCAAAGCCCTGGCCGATGGTGCACGGCAGGGAGGATTAAAGTTTTAA
- the rplF gene encoding 50S ribosomal protein L6, whose amino-acid sequence MSRIGKLPIKIPQGVEVKVEAGNRVVVKGPKGELSEKIHPDITVKIENGSIIVQRPTDQKRHKAMHGLYRSLINNMIIGVSKGYEKKLELVGVGYRAAAKGQNLELSVGYSHPVVVQLPKEIKVSATQEKGQNPLVTLQSIDKQLLGEVAAKIRSIRPPEPYKGKGIKYEGEYIRRKAGKTAASSGK is encoded by the coding sequence ATGTCTCGCATAGGAAAGTTACCCATTAAAATACCTCAGGGCGTTGAGGTGAAGGTGGAAGCCGGCAACCGCGTGGTTGTAAAAGGCCCCAAAGGAGAACTGTCAGAAAAAATTCATCCTGACATCACCGTAAAGATTGAAAACGGCAGTATCATCGTTCAGCGCCCTACCGACCAGAAACGCCATAAAGCTATGCATGGACTTTACCGTTCCCTCATTAACAACATGATCATTGGCGTATCAAAGGGATATGAAAAAAAACTGGAACTGGTAGGCGTAGGCTATCGTGCTGCTGCCAAAGGGCAAAATCTGGAACTCAGTGTCGGGTATAGCCATCCTGTGGTGGTGCAATTACCCAAAGAAATCAAGGTCAGTGCAACCCAGGAAAAGGGCCAAAATCCTTTGGTAACTTTGCAAAGCATAGATAAGCAATTGCTGGGTGAAGTAGCTGCCAAAATCAGGTCTATCCGTCCTCCCGAGCCTTACAAGGGCAAGGGTATCAAATATGAAGGTGAATACATCCGGAGAAAAGCAGGTAAAACAGCCGCTTCATCTGGTAAATAA